The Aeromonas encheleia genomic sequence CAAGCTGCTCTCCGGCGGCAACCAGCAGAAGGTCGCCATCGCCAAGGGACTGTTGACTCGTCCCAAGGTGCTGATCCTCGACGAGCCTACCCGCGGCGTCGACGTGGGGGCAAAAAAAGAGATCTACCAGCTCATCAACCAGTTCAAGAAGGAGGGGATGAGCATCATCCTGGTCTCCTCCGAGATGCCGGAGGTGCTCGGCATGAGCGACCGCATCCTGGTGATGCACGAGGGACGCATCAGCGCAGAATTCATGTCCCGTGACGCCAATCAGGAGAAACTGATGGCCGCGGCAGTCGGTAAACAGTGGCAAGCAGAGCAAGAGGCACAGCAATGACAACCCAAACCCTTCCCCGCCGTGGCGTCATGAGCAAGGCCTGGTGGATCGAGAACAAATCCCTGGTAGCCCTCTTGGTGCTGATCGGCGTGGTCTCCTTCCTGAGCCCGAACTTCTTCACCGCCGACAACCTGCTCAACATACTGCGCCAGACCTCGGTCAACGCCATCATGGCGGTCGGCATGACGCTGGTCATCCTCACCGCCGGCATCGATCTCTCGGTCGGCTCTGTGCTGGCCCTGTGCGGCGCCCTGGCCGCCACCATGGTGGCCATGGAGCTGCCGATCTGGCTGGTGGTGCCGCTCACCCTGGGTGCCGGCGCCCTGCTCGGCGGCGTCAGCGGGCTCATCATCGCCAAGGGCAAGGTGCAGGCCTTCATCGCTACCCTGGTGACCATGACAGCCCTGCGCGGCGTGACCATGGTCTACACCGAGGGGCGCCCCATCTCCACCGGCTTCAGCGACGGTGCCGATCACTTCGCCTGGCTGGGTACCGGTTACCTGTTCGGCCTGCCGGTGCCCATCTGGCTGATGGCCATCGTCTTCCTGCTGGCCTGGTACCTGCTCAATCACACCCGCCTCGGCCGTTATATCTACGCCCTCGGCGGCAACGAGTCGGCCACCCGCCTCTCCGGCATCAACGTGGCCCGGGTCAAGCTCGCGGTCTACGGCCTGTGCGGCATGCTGTCGGCCCTGGCCGGCCTCATCGTCACCTCCCGCCTGTCGTCGGCCCAGCCGACCGCCGGCATGGGCTATGAGCTGGATGCCATCGCCGCCGTGGTGCTGGGTGGCACCAGCCTGATGGGGGGCAAGGGCCGCATCATGGGGACCCTGATCGGGGCACTCATCATCGGCTTCCTCAACAACGCCCTCAACCTGCTCGACGTCTCGTCCTATTACCAGATGATTGCCAAGGCCAGCGTGATCCTGCTCGCCGTGATGATCGATAACAAAAGCAAGTAATGCACACACAAGGAATGAAACGATGAAAAAGCTCAATACCCTGCTCGCCGCCGCCATCATGTCCGTGCTGGGCACTGCCCAGGCTGCCGATCACACCCTGGCCATGGTGGTGTCCACCCTCAACAACCCCTTCTTCGTCACCATGAAGGAAGGGGCCGAAGCCAAGGCCAAGGAGCTTGGCTACGAGCTGGTGGTGCTGGACTCCCAGAACGATCCGGCCAAGGAGCTCTCCAACGTGGAAGATCTCACCGTGCGCAAGGTCGACGCCATCCTGATCAACCCGACCGACTCCGAGGCCGTGGGCAACGCCATCCGCCTGGCCAACAAGGCGAACATCCCGGTGCTGACCCTGGACCGAGGCGCGGCCCAGGGTGAGGTCAAGGCCCACATCGCCTCAGACAACGTGGCCGGTGGCAAGCTGGCCGGTGACTTCATCACCGAGAAGCTGGGGACCGGTACCAAGGTGATCCAGCTCGAAGGGATCGCCGGCACCTCCGCCGCCCGTGACCGTGGTGAGGGCTTCGCCCTGGCGGTGGCCGCCAACAAGCTGCAGGTGCTGGCCTCCCAGCCCGCCGACTTCGATCGCACCAAGGGTCTGAACGTCATGGAAAACCTGCTGGCCGCCCACCCCACCGTGCAGGCCGTGTTCGCCCAGAACGACGAGATGGCGCTGGGTGCCATCCGCGCCGTGCAGGCGGCCGGCAAAGAGGTGATGATCGTCGGCTTCGACGGCACGGACGATGGCAAGGCGGCGGTGGCCAAGGGTAAACTGGCCGCCACCGTGGCCCAGCAACCGGCCCTGATCGGTGCCATCGGCGTGGAAACCGCCGACAAGGTGCTCAAGGGTCAGCCGGTGGAGCAATCCATCCCGGTGCCGCTGCAGATCGTCAGCAAATAAGTCTGATAAAGGGGGAGGCTCGCCTCCCCCTTTGCTGGTTCTTACAGAGCCGC encodes the following:
- the rbsB gene encoding ribose ABC transporter substrate-binding protein RbsB; the protein is MKKLNTLLAAAIMSVLGTAQAADHTLAMVVSTLNNPFFVTMKEGAEAKAKELGYELVVLDSQNDPAKELSNVEDLTVRKVDAILINPTDSEAVGNAIRLANKANIPVLTLDRGAAQGEVKAHIASDNVAGGKLAGDFITEKLGTGTKVIQLEGIAGTSAARDRGEGFALAVAANKLQVLASQPADFDRTKGLNVMENLLAAHPTVQAVFAQNDEMALGAIRAVQAAGKEVMIVGFDGTDDGKAAVAKGKLAATVAQQPALIGAIGVETADKVLKGQPVEQSIPVPLQIVSK
- the rbsC gene encoding ribose ABC transporter permease, which encodes MTTQTLPRRGVMSKAWWIENKSLVALLVLIGVVSFLSPNFFTADNLLNILRQTSVNAIMAVGMTLVILTAGIDLSVGSVLALCGALAATMVAMELPIWLVVPLTLGAGALLGGVSGLIIAKGKVQAFIATLVTMTALRGVTMVYTEGRPISTGFSDGADHFAWLGTGYLFGLPVPIWLMAIVFLLAWYLLNHTRLGRYIYALGGNESATRLSGINVARVKLAVYGLCGMLSALAGLIVTSRLSSAQPTAGMGYELDAIAAVVLGGTSLMGGKGRIMGTLIGALIIGFLNNALNLLDVSSYYQMIAKASVILLAVMIDNKSK